In a genomic window of Glycine max cultivar Williams 82 chromosome 13, Glycine_max_v4.0, whole genome shotgun sequence:
- the LOC100785311 gene encoding arogenate dehydratase 1 yields MRVVDHPQMDDYVSRGVHKDSVSLPKPLSISDIVAALDDGAKVQISYKGIPGSYSEDAALKAYPNCETVSCNDFEEAFKAVEIWWADKVILPIENTSGGSIQRNYDLLLCHRLHIVGEVQLATNLSLLALPGIRTEYLKRVLSHSQAKLHVAGTFLDVAFELSDDFLTKLGVARENVDDTAGAAQIIASNGLYDAGAIASIRAAEICGLNVLAE; encoded by the exons ATGCGTGTGGTTGATCATCCTCAAATGGATGATTATGTCTCCCGTGGAGTGCATAAGGATTCGGTCTCCCTTCCAA AGCCATTATCCATATCTGATATTGTGGCTGCTTTGGATGATGGTGCTAAAGTACAGATATCATATAAG GGGATACCAGGATCATACAGCGAGGATGCTGCACTCAAAGCTTACCCTAATTGTGAAACAGTTTCATGCAATGACTTTGAAGAAGCTTTTAAG GCAGTTGAGATATGGTGGGCTGACAAAGTTATCCTTCCAATAGAAAATACATCTGGGGGAAGCATTCAACGGAACTATGATTTACTTCTTTGCCATAGGCTTCACATTGTTGGTGAGGTGCAGTTGGCTACTAACCTCTCCCTTCTAGCTCTGCCTGGCATCAGAACTGAGTACCTAAAACGGGTTCTAAGTCATTCTCAGGCAAAGCTTCATGTTGCTGGCACTTTTTTAGACGTG GCATTTGAATTGAGTGATGATTTCCTGACTAAATTAGGTGTTGCCAGAGAAAACGTTGATGACACAGCTGGTGCTGCTCAG ATTATAGCTTCAAATGGTCTGTATGATGCCGGTGCGATTGCCAGCATTCGAGCTGCGGAAATCTGCGGGCTTAATGTACTTGCAGAATGA
- the LOC100527444 gene encoding uncharacterized protein LOC100527444, translated as MLKTMELHVMQLSTSVSLLIHLGIASSRLRALSYAEQVVKLMDSLVMAGKATVEMNKELNTRKWEHPCCTKLLFSQICYFDTAQTSLMHGFKLLKDDGHIYNQINAPSLSGTRILNHQVTCCCFLQKCTSVRS; from the exons ATGCTCAAAACTATGGAGCTGCATGTAATGCAATTATCAACTAGTGTTTCACTTCTTATTCATCTTGGCATTGCTTCTTCCAG GCTGAGGGCACTGTCTTATGCTGAACAAGTTGTGAAGCTGATGGATAGTTTGGTCATGGCAGGGAAAGCCACAGTTGAAATGAATAAGGAGCTGAACACCAGAAAATGGGAGCACCCTTGTTGCACAAAACTGTTATTTTCACAGATATGTTACTTTGACACAGCACAGACCTCATTGATGCATGGCTTTAAGCTCCTCAAAGATGATGgtcatatatataatcaaattaatgcaCCCTCTTTGTCAGGGACAAGGATCTTGAACCATCAAGTGACTTGTTGCTGCTTCCTACAAAAATGTACTTCAGTGAGGTCCTGA
- the LOC100786366 gene encoding ATP-dependent helicase rhp16 isoform X2 produces MELRSRRRLSNPSVSGKEQPPGDDAVGEDETTTGKGSNNKDKGVAVISSNSDIVSGPDSDSDYEDEEFGVGSLPDLNQDPSSISFSSGEDYASDSSDGGKSLYKRGKALLSRGKRKSFNTEYGEPSDVVRVAEYKDDDAQFAIFQELSVPSVSKGTKRRKYSRKGRKGDSKSVLLWNAWEEEQEKWIDRHMLEDVDLDNHSEVMNETADIPSDLTMPLLRYQKEWLAWALKQESSASKGGILADEMGMGKTVQAIALVLAKREFELGCEPDQSIPCSSSLKPAIKGTLVICPVVAVTQWVSEVDRFTLKGSTKVLIYHGANRGRSGNRFADYDFVITTYSVVESEYRKHMLPPKERCPYCGKLFLPNKLMYHQIYFCGPDAVRTEKQSKQAKKKKREVTKGKTKKSDSKISKSSNTKKEEEMWMDEEDLDAPVRSDRSILHAVKWQRIILDEAHYIKSRHCNTAKAVLALESTYKWALSGTPLQNRVGELYSLIRFLQITPYSYYLCKDCDCRILDHSTKECSVCTHSSVRHFCWWNKYVATPIQSYGNGDAGKRAMILLKHKVLKNIVLRRTKIGRAADLALPPRIVSLRRDCLDIKEQDYYESLYNESQAQFNTIFPPLFISKEEAVEELLTLPSIYSDLAFVQFQKYIEANTLMNNYAHIFDLLTRLRQAVDHPYLVVYSQSAASRSGVLSNNVTVEQVCGICHEPVEDVVVTSCEHAFCKACLIDFSSSLGRVSCPTCSKLLTVDLTSNKDVGDQANKTTIKGFRSSSILNRIRLENFQTSTKIEALREEIRFMVERDGSAKGIVFSQFTSFLDLINYSLHKSGVSCVQLNGSMSLAARDAAIKRFTEDPDCKIFLMSLKAGGVALNLTVASHVFLMDPWWNPAVERQAQDRIHRIGQYKPIRIVRFVIENTIEERILKLQEKKELVFEGTIGGSSDALGKLTEADLRFLFVT; encoded by the exons ATGGAGCTTCGTTCTCGTCGACGCCTCTCCAATCCTTCAGTTTCCG GGAAGGAGCAACCACCTGGGGATGATGCTGTTGGGGAAGATGAAACTACTACTGGCAAGGGCAGTAACAATAAAGATAAAGGTGTTGCTGTTATATCATCAAATTCAGATATAGTTTCTGGTCCTGATTCAGATTCTGATTACGAAG ATGAAGAATTTGGTGTTGGCTCCTTACCTGACTTGAATCAAGATCCTTCAAGCATTAGTTTTTCTAGTGGAGAAGATTATGCTTCCGATTCATCTGATGGTGGCAAGTCTTTGTACAAAAGAGGAAAGGCGCTGCTGTCcagagggaaaagaaaaagtttcaACACTGAATATGGAGAACCGAGTGACGTGGTTAGAGTAGCGGAGTACAAAGATGATGATGCTCAATTTGCAATCTTTCAGGAACTATCAGTTCCGTCTGTTTCTAAGGGTACTAAGAGGAGGAAATAttcaagaaaaggaagaaaaggagATTCAAAGTCTGTGTTGTTGTGGAATGCGTGGGAAGAGGAGCAAGAGAAATGGATTGATAGGCATATGTTAGAAGATGTTGACTTGGATAATCATAGTGAGGTAATGAATGAAACTGCTGACATACCCTCTGATCTGACAATGCCTTTACTTAGATATCAAAAGGAATGGTTAGCCTGGGCTTTGAAACAGGAAAGTTCTGCAAGTAAAGGTGGAATACTTGCAGATGAAATGGGAATGGGGAAGACTGTTCAAGCAATTGCTCTTGTCCTCGCCAAACGTGAATTTGAACTAGGTTGTGAACCAGATCAATCCATACCATGTTCATCCAGCCTGAAGCCTGCGATCAAAGGAACGCTTGTCATATGTCCTGTGGTTGCTGTCACTCAGTGGGTTAGTGAGGTTGATCGCTTTACTTTAAAAGGAAGCACCAAGGTGCTGATTTATCATGGGgcaaatagagggaggagtgggAATCGGTTTGCAGATTATGATTTTGTGATAACTACGTACTCTGTTGTTGAGAGTGAGTACAGGAAGCATATGTTGCCTCCAAAAGAGAGATGCCCATATTgtggaaaattatttttgccgAATAAGTTGATGTATCATCAGATTTATTTTTGTGGTCCTGATGCTGttagaacagaaaaacaatcaaagcaagctaagaaaaagaaaagagaagttaCCAAGGGGAAGACCAAGAAATCTGACAGTAAGATATCAAAGAGTTCTAACAcgaaaaaggaagaggaaaTGTGGATGGATGAAGAAGATTTAGATGCACCTGTGCGTAGCGATAGGTCAATTCTTCATGCTGTGAAATGGCAGCGGATCATATTGGATGAG GCACACTATATAAAATCTAGACATTGTAACACTGCTAAAGCAGTTCTTGCTTTAGAGTCTACCTACAAATGGGCGCTAAGTGGCACCCCCCTTCAGAACCGAGTTGGAGAGCTGTATTCTCTG ATACGGTTCCTGCAAATAACTCCTTATTCCTATTACTTGTGCAAGGACTGTGACTGCAGGATTCTTGATCATAG CACTAAAGAATGTTCAGTTTGCACCCACAGTTCTGTGCGGCATTTCTGTTGGTGGAATAAA TATGTTGCCACACCAATTCAATCTTATGGAAATGGGGATGCTGGGAAAAGAGCCATGATATTGCTCAAACACAAAGTTTTGAAGAACATAGTATTAAGGCGCACTAAAATAGGCAGGGCTGCTGATCTTGCACTTCCACCTAGAATT GTTTCATTGAGAAGGGATTGCTTGGATATTAAAGAGCAAGATTATTATGAATCATTATACAATGAAAGTCAGGCACAATTTAATAC AATTTTTCCCCCACTTTTCATTTCGAAGGAGGAGGCAGTAGAAGAGTTGTTGACATTGCCATCCATCTATTCTGATTTGGCCTTTGTACAATTTCAAAA ATATATTGAAGCAAATACTCTGATGAATAATTATGCTCATATATTTGACCTCCTCACACGACTGCGTCAG GCAGTTGATCATCCATACCTTGTGGTATATTCTCAAAGTGCAGCATCAAGAAGTGGAGTTCTGTCTAATAATGTTACTGTTGAACAAGTTTGTGGCATTTGCCATGAGCCAGTTGAAGATGTTGtg GTTACCTCCTGTGAACATGCATTTTGCAAGGCATGCTTGATAGACTTCTCTTCTTCCTTGGGACGAGTTTCATGCCCCACATGCTCTAAGTTACTTACTGTTGATTTAACATCCAACAAGGATGTTGGGGATCAGGCtaataaaacaacaattaaGGGTTTTAGATCCTCAAGCATTTTGAATAGAATTCGCCTTGAGAACTTTCAGACAAGCACTAAAATAGAGGCTCTG AGGGAAGAAATAAGATTCATGGTTGAAAGGGACGGCTCTGCCAAAGGGATTGTTTTTAGCCAATTCACATCATTCCTGGATCTTATAAACTACTCTTTGCACAAG TCTGGAGTTTCTTGTGTTCAGTTGAATGGAAGCATGTCATTGGCTGCTCGGGATGCTGCCATTAAGAGATTCACTGAAGATCCAGACTGCAAAATTTTTCTCATGAGCTTGAAGGCTGGGGGTGTTGCACTCAATTTGACAGTAGCTTCACAT GTCTTCCTTATGGACCCTTGGTGGAACCCGGCTGTGGAGCGCCAGGCTCAAGACAGAATTCACCGAATAGGGCAATACAAGCCTATAAG AATTGTGAGGTTTGTCATTGAAAACACAATCGAGGAGAGAATTCTGAAACTGCAAGAGAAGAAGGAACTAGTGTTTGAAGG GACTATAGGTGGCTCTTCTGATGCTCTTGGGAAATTGACAGAGGCAGACTTGAGATTTTTATTTGTTACCTAA
- the LOC100786366 gene encoding DNA repair protein RAD16 isoform X1 — protein sequence MELRSRRRLSNPSVSGKEQPPGDDAVGEDETTTGKGSNNKDKGVAVISSNSDIVSGPDSDSDYEDEEFGVGSLPDLNQDPSSISFSSGEDYASDSSDGGKSLYKRGKALLSRGKRKSFNTEYGEPSDVVRVAEYKDDDAQFAIFQELSVPSVSKGTKRRKYSRKGRKGDSKSVLLWNAWEEEQEKWIDRHMLEDVDLDNHSEVMNETADIPSDLTMPLLRYQKEWLAWALKQESSASKGGILADEMGMGKTVQAIALVLAKREFELGCEPDQSIPCSSSLKPAIKGTLVICPVVAVTQWVSEVDRFTLKGSTKVLIYHGANRGRSGNRFADYDFVITTYSVVESEYRKHMLPPKERCPYCGKLFLPNKLMYHQIYFCGPDAVRTEKQSKQAKKKKREVTKGKTKKSDSKISKSSNTKKEEEMWMDEEDLDAPVRSDRSILHAVKWQRIILDEAHYIKSRHCNTAKAVLALESTYKWALSGTPLQNRVGELYSLIRFLQITPYSYYLCKDCDCRILDHSTKECSVCTHSSVRHFCWWNKYVATPIQSYGNGDAGKRAMILLKHKVLKNIVLRRTKIGRAADLALPPRIVSLRRDCLDIKEQDYYESLYNESQAQFNTTIHCMKNCFRIFPPLFISKEEAVEELLTLPSIYSDLAFVQFQKYIEANTLMNNYAHIFDLLTRLRQAVDHPYLVVYSQSAASRSGVLSNNVTVEQVCGICHEPVEDVVVTSCEHAFCKACLIDFSSSLGRVSCPTCSKLLTVDLTSNKDVGDQANKTTIKGFRSSSILNRIRLENFQTSTKIEALREEIRFMVERDGSAKGIVFSQFTSFLDLINYSLHKSGVSCVQLNGSMSLAARDAAIKRFTEDPDCKIFLMSLKAGGVALNLTVASHVFLMDPWWNPAVERQAQDRIHRIGQYKPIRIVRFVIENTIEERILKLQEKKELVFEGTIGGSSDALGKLTEADLRFLFVT from the exons ATGGAGCTTCGTTCTCGTCGACGCCTCTCCAATCCTTCAGTTTCCG GGAAGGAGCAACCACCTGGGGATGATGCTGTTGGGGAAGATGAAACTACTACTGGCAAGGGCAGTAACAATAAAGATAAAGGTGTTGCTGTTATATCATCAAATTCAGATATAGTTTCTGGTCCTGATTCAGATTCTGATTACGAAG ATGAAGAATTTGGTGTTGGCTCCTTACCTGACTTGAATCAAGATCCTTCAAGCATTAGTTTTTCTAGTGGAGAAGATTATGCTTCCGATTCATCTGATGGTGGCAAGTCTTTGTACAAAAGAGGAAAGGCGCTGCTGTCcagagggaaaagaaaaagtttcaACACTGAATATGGAGAACCGAGTGACGTGGTTAGAGTAGCGGAGTACAAAGATGATGATGCTCAATTTGCAATCTTTCAGGAACTATCAGTTCCGTCTGTTTCTAAGGGTACTAAGAGGAGGAAATAttcaagaaaaggaagaaaaggagATTCAAAGTCTGTGTTGTTGTGGAATGCGTGGGAAGAGGAGCAAGAGAAATGGATTGATAGGCATATGTTAGAAGATGTTGACTTGGATAATCATAGTGAGGTAATGAATGAAACTGCTGACATACCCTCTGATCTGACAATGCCTTTACTTAGATATCAAAAGGAATGGTTAGCCTGGGCTTTGAAACAGGAAAGTTCTGCAAGTAAAGGTGGAATACTTGCAGATGAAATGGGAATGGGGAAGACTGTTCAAGCAATTGCTCTTGTCCTCGCCAAACGTGAATTTGAACTAGGTTGTGAACCAGATCAATCCATACCATGTTCATCCAGCCTGAAGCCTGCGATCAAAGGAACGCTTGTCATATGTCCTGTGGTTGCTGTCACTCAGTGGGTTAGTGAGGTTGATCGCTTTACTTTAAAAGGAAGCACCAAGGTGCTGATTTATCATGGGgcaaatagagggaggagtgggAATCGGTTTGCAGATTATGATTTTGTGATAACTACGTACTCTGTTGTTGAGAGTGAGTACAGGAAGCATATGTTGCCTCCAAAAGAGAGATGCCCATATTgtggaaaattatttttgccgAATAAGTTGATGTATCATCAGATTTATTTTTGTGGTCCTGATGCTGttagaacagaaaaacaatcaaagcaagctaagaaaaagaaaagagaagttaCCAAGGGGAAGACCAAGAAATCTGACAGTAAGATATCAAAGAGTTCTAACAcgaaaaaggaagaggaaaTGTGGATGGATGAAGAAGATTTAGATGCACCTGTGCGTAGCGATAGGTCAATTCTTCATGCTGTGAAATGGCAGCGGATCATATTGGATGAG GCACACTATATAAAATCTAGACATTGTAACACTGCTAAAGCAGTTCTTGCTTTAGAGTCTACCTACAAATGGGCGCTAAGTGGCACCCCCCTTCAGAACCGAGTTGGAGAGCTGTATTCTCTG ATACGGTTCCTGCAAATAACTCCTTATTCCTATTACTTGTGCAAGGACTGTGACTGCAGGATTCTTGATCATAG CACTAAAGAATGTTCAGTTTGCACCCACAGTTCTGTGCGGCATTTCTGTTGGTGGAATAAA TATGTTGCCACACCAATTCAATCTTATGGAAATGGGGATGCTGGGAAAAGAGCCATGATATTGCTCAAACACAAAGTTTTGAAGAACATAGTATTAAGGCGCACTAAAATAGGCAGGGCTGCTGATCTTGCACTTCCACCTAGAATT GTTTCATTGAGAAGGGATTGCTTGGATATTAAAGAGCAAGATTATTATGAATCATTATACAATGAAAGTCAGGCACAATTTAATAC AACTATTCATTGTATGAAAAATTGTTTCAGAATTTTTCCCCCACTTTTCATTTCGAAGGAGGAGGCAGTAGAAGAGTTGTTGACATTGCCATCCATCTATTCTGATTTGGCCTTTGTACAATTTCAAAA ATATATTGAAGCAAATACTCTGATGAATAATTATGCTCATATATTTGACCTCCTCACACGACTGCGTCAG GCAGTTGATCATCCATACCTTGTGGTATATTCTCAAAGTGCAGCATCAAGAAGTGGAGTTCTGTCTAATAATGTTACTGTTGAACAAGTTTGTGGCATTTGCCATGAGCCAGTTGAAGATGTTGtg GTTACCTCCTGTGAACATGCATTTTGCAAGGCATGCTTGATAGACTTCTCTTCTTCCTTGGGACGAGTTTCATGCCCCACATGCTCTAAGTTACTTACTGTTGATTTAACATCCAACAAGGATGTTGGGGATCAGGCtaataaaacaacaattaaGGGTTTTAGATCCTCAAGCATTTTGAATAGAATTCGCCTTGAGAACTTTCAGACAAGCACTAAAATAGAGGCTCTG AGGGAAGAAATAAGATTCATGGTTGAAAGGGACGGCTCTGCCAAAGGGATTGTTTTTAGCCAATTCACATCATTCCTGGATCTTATAAACTACTCTTTGCACAAG TCTGGAGTTTCTTGTGTTCAGTTGAATGGAAGCATGTCATTGGCTGCTCGGGATGCTGCCATTAAGAGATTCACTGAAGATCCAGACTGCAAAATTTTTCTCATGAGCTTGAAGGCTGGGGGTGTTGCACTCAATTTGACAGTAGCTTCACAT GTCTTCCTTATGGACCCTTGGTGGAACCCGGCTGTGGAGCGCCAGGCTCAAGACAGAATTCACCGAATAGGGCAATACAAGCCTATAAG AATTGTGAGGTTTGTCATTGAAAACACAATCGAGGAGAGAATTCTGAAACTGCAAGAGAAGAAGGAACTAGTGTTTGAAGG GACTATAGGTGGCTCTTCTGATGCTCTTGGGAAATTGACAGAGGCAGACTTGAGATTTTTATTTGTTACCTAA
- the LOC100786366 gene encoding DNA repair protein RAD16 isoform X3 produces MELRSRRRLSNPSVSGKEQPPGDDAVGEDETTTGKGSNNKDKGVAVISSNSDIVSGPDSDSDYEDEEFGVGSLPDLNQDPSSISFSSGEDYASDSSDGGKSLYKRGKALLSRGKRKSFNTEYGEPSDVVRVAEYKDDDAQFAIFQELSVPSVSKGTKRRKYSRKGRKGDSKSVLLWNAWEEEQEKWIDRHMLEDVDLDNHSEVMNETADIPSDLTMPLLRYQKEWLAWALKQESSASKGGILADEMGMGKTVQAIALVLAKREFELGCEPDQSIPCSSSLKPAIKGTLVICPVVAVTQWVSEVDRFTLKGSTKVLIYHGANRGRSGNRFADYDFVITTYSVVESEYRKHMLPPKERCPYCGKLFLPNKLMYHQIYFCGPDAVRTEKQSKQAKKKKREVTKGKTKKSDSKISKSSNTKKEEEMWMDEEDLDAPVRSDRSILHAVKWQRIILDEAHYIKSRHCNTAKAVLALESTYKWALSGTPLQNRVGELYSLIRFLQITPYSYYLCKDCDCRILDHSTKECSVCTHSSVRHFCWWNKYVATPIQSYGNGDAGKRAMILLKHKVLKNIVLRRTKIGRAADLALPPRIVSLRRDCLDIKEQDYYESLYNESQAQFNTYIEANTLMNNYAHIFDLLTRLRQAVDHPYLVVYSQSAASRSGVLSNNVTVEQVCGICHEPVEDVVVTSCEHAFCKACLIDFSSSLGRVSCPTCSKLLTVDLTSNKDVGDQANKTTIKGFRSSSILNRIRLENFQTSTKIEALREEIRFMVERDGSAKGIVFSQFTSFLDLINYSLHKSGVSCVQLNGSMSLAARDAAIKRFTEDPDCKIFLMSLKAGGVALNLTVASHVFLMDPWWNPAVERQAQDRIHRIGQYKPIRIVRFVIENTIEERILKLQEKKELVFEGTIGGSSDALGKLTEADLRFLFVT; encoded by the exons ATGGAGCTTCGTTCTCGTCGACGCCTCTCCAATCCTTCAGTTTCCG GGAAGGAGCAACCACCTGGGGATGATGCTGTTGGGGAAGATGAAACTACTACTGGCAAGGGCAGTAACAATAAAGATAAAGGTGTTGCTGTTATATCATCAAATTCAGATATAGTTTCTGGTCCTGATTCAGATTCTGATTACGAAG ATGAAGAATTTGGTGTTGGCTCCTTACCTGACTTGAATCAAGATCCTTCAAGCATTAGTTTTTCTAGTGGAGAAGATTATGCTTCCGATTCATCTGATGGTGGCAAGTCTTTGTACAAAAGAGGAAAGGCGCTGCTGTCcagagggaaaagaaaaagtttcaACACTGAATATGGAGAACCGAGTGACGTGGTTAGAGTAGCGGAGTACAAAGATGATGATGCTCAATTTGCAATCTTTCAGGAACTATCAGTTCCGTCTGTTTCTAAGGGTACTAAGAGGAGGAAATAttcaagaaaaggaagaaaaggagATTCAAAGTCTGTGTTGTTGTGGAATGCGTGGGAAGAGGAGCAAGAGAAATGGATTGATAGGCATATGTTAGAAGATGTTGACTTGGATAATCATAGTGAGGTAATGAATGAAACTGCTGACATACCCTCTGATCTGACAATGCCTTTACTTAGATATCAAAAGGAATGGTTAGCCTGGGCTTTGAAACAGGAAAGTTCTGCAAGTAAAGGTGGAATACTTGCAGATGAAATGGGAATGGGGAAGACTGTTCAAGCAATTGCTCTTGTCCTCGCCAAACGTGAATTTGAACTAGGTTGTGAACCAGATCAATCCATACCATGTTCATCCAGCCTGAAGCCTGCGATCAAAGGAACGCTTGTCATATGTCCTGTGGTTGCTGTCACTCAGTGGGTTAGTGAGGTTGATCGCTTTACTTTAAAAGGAAGCACCAAGGTGCTGATTTATCATGGGgcaaatagagggaggagtgggAATCGGTTTGCAGATTATGATTTTGTGATAACTACGTACTCTGTTGTTGAGAGTGAGTACAGGAAGCATATGTTGCCTCCAAAAGAGAGATGCCCATATTgtggaaaattatttttgccgAATAAGTTGATGTATCATCAGATTTATTTTTGTGGTCCTGATGCTGttagaacagaaaaacaatcaaagcaagctaagaaaaagaaaagagaagttaCCAAGGGGAAGACCAAGAAATCTGACAGTAAGATATCAAAGAGTTCTAACAcgaaaaaggaagaggaaaTGTGGATGGATGAAGAAGATTTAGATGCACCTGTGCGTAGCGATAGGTCAATTCTTCATGCTGTGAAATGGCAGCGGATCATATTGGATGAG GCACACTATATAAAATCTAGACATTGTAACACTGCTAAAGCAGTTCTTGCTTTAGAGTCTACCTACAAATGGGCGCTAAGTGGCACCCCCCTTCAGAACCGAGTTGGAGAGCTGTATTCTCTG ATACGGTTCCTGCAAATAACTCCTTATTCCTATTACTTGTGCAAGGACTGTGACTGCAGGATTCTTGATCATAG CACTAAAGAATGTTCAGTTTGCACCCACAGTTCTGTGCGGCATTTCTGTTGGTGGAATAAA TATGTTGCCACACCAATTCAATCTTATGGAAATGGGGATGCTGGGAAAAGAGCCATGATATTGCTCAAACACAAAGTTTTGAAGAACATAGTATTAAGGCGCACTAAAATAGGCAGGGCTGCTGATCTTGCACTTCCACCTAGAATT GTTTCATTGAGAAGGGATTGCTTGGATATTAAAGAGCAAGATTATTATGAATCATTATACAATGAAAGTCAGGCACAATTTAATAC ATATATTGAAGCAAATACTCTGATGAATAATTATGCTCATATATTTGACCTCCTCACACGACTGCGTCAG GCAGTTGATCATCCATACCTTGTGGTATATTCTCAAAGTGCAGCATCAAGAAGTGGAGTTCTGTCTAATAATGTTACTGTTGAACAAGTTTGTGGCATTTGCCATGAGCCAGTTGAAGATGTTGtg GTTACCTCCTGTGAACATGCATTTTGCAAGGCATGCTTGATAGACTTCTCTTCTTCCTTGGGACGAGTTTCATGCCCCACATGCTCTAAGTTACTTACTGTTGATTTAACATCCAACAAGGATGTTGGGGATCAGGCtaataaaacaacaattaaGGGTTTTAGATCCTCAAGCATTTTGAATAGAATTCGCCTTGAGAACTTTCAGACAAGCACTAAAATAGAGGCTCTG AGGGAAGAAATAAGATTCATGGTTGAAAGGGACGGCTCTGCCAAAGGGATTGTTTTTAGCCAATTCACATCATTCCTGGATCTTATAAACTACTCTTTGCACAAG TCTGGAGTTTCTTGTGTTCAGTTGAATGGAAGCATGTCATTGGCTGCTCGGGATGCTGCCATTAAGAGATTCACTGAAGATCCAGACTGCAAAATTTTTCTCATGAGCTTGAAGGCTGGGGGTGTTGCACTCAATTTGACAGTAGCTTCACAT GTCTTCCTTATGGACCCTTGGTGGAACCCGGCTGTGGAGCGCCAGGCTCAAGACAGAATTCACCGAATAGGGCAATACAAGCCTATAAG AATTGTGAGGTTTGTCATTGAAAACACAATCGAGGAGAGAATTCTGAAACTGCAAGAGAAGAAGGAACTAGTGTTTGAAGG GACTATAGGTGGCTCTTCTGATGCTCTTGGGAAATTGACAGAGGCAGACTTGAGATTTTTATTTGTTACCTAA